In Acidimicrobiales bacterium, the genomic stretch CGCGGACGCCCGAGTGGACGCCGGTCGTCTCGCTGGTGCCCGGGATCAGTGACCCGGCCGTGCTGCTGCTCGACGACGTGGTGCCGTCGGTCGGCGCCGGCCCACCGGCGGGCTGTGGCGAAGGTGCCGCCGGCTTCGGGCGGGTGTCGCCCAGCGAGTCGGTCACCCGCGTGCCGGGCGTGGCCCCCGCGACCTCGGTGTCGGAGCCGCCGTCGCCGCCCGACGACCCGGCCGACTCCGACGACGCCGGCTCGGCGATCTCGACCACCGTCGCCCGCTGTGCCTGCTGGAGGGCCGTGGCGAAGGCGTCGGGCCACACGAAGCCGAGCTGCCACGCCGCCACCGCGCTGGCCGCCGCCGTCATCACGGCCGCCATCCGGGGGCGCGACTGCCAGTACCCCTGCGTGGTCGCCACCACCCGGCCGAGCAGCCGGGCCGAGATGTAGAGCATGCCCAGCACGGGCACGGCCAGCAGGCACAGCCCGACCAGGCCGTTGGCGGCGGTCACCACGTCGAAGCCGTGGTCGACGCCGGCGATGCGGCGGAGCTGGCTGCCGGCCGAGCCCGAGGCGGCGCCGGCCAGGCGGGGGAGCAGCACCACCAGCAGCACGATGTTGGCCAGCAGCACCGGGGCGGTGATCGCCACCCAGCCGGTGATCAGCTTGCGGGCCCGGGGGTTGAGCTCGTCGAGCTTGGCCCGGGCCGTGGCGAGCGCCGCCGGGTCGCGCCGCCGGAAGAGGGTGGTGAGCACCGGCTGCATGTAGGTGAAGAGGTTGGGCACGCCGGCCAGGTCGCTGATCACGTAGTAGCCGTCGAGGCGGACGAAGGGGAGGAACTGGCGCAGCGTCTCGAGCTGGGCCAGCACCAGGTACACGAGCAGCGGGGCGAAGCCGGTGGCCAGGTAGGCGCCGGCGACGCCGAGGGTGAAGAGGACGTTGAACCACACGCCGCCGAGGTCGGTGCGCAGCCGTCCCTTGCGGGACAGGCGGTACGAGTCGGTGACGTCGGTGTAGAAGACCGGCCACACGAGGTAGACGCCGGCGCCCATCGCCCCGGGGGTGGCGCCGCCGAAGCGGGCGGCGGTGGCGTGGCCGGTCTCGTGGAAGGCGCCGGCGACCAGCGTCAGGCCGGTGATCAGTAGCACCAGCAGGGGGTGGTAGATGATCTCGCGCACCCCGTGGGTGATCTCGTCGCGCTTGGCGAGCACCAGCCAGGCGTCGAGCGCCAGCAGCCCGGCCAGCCCGGCCACCACGACCGGTGCCCGGAACAGCGGCAGCAGCGCCCGGGTGACGACGCCGTGCAGCCGGGCGGGCACCAGCGGCACGCGCATGCGCAGGGTGAGCAGGGCGCTGGCCCGGGGCGACGGCGGCGTGGCGCCCTCCACCGAGCGGATGAGGCCCGCCGGCCGCAGCTTCTGGTTGACCAGGTAGGCCACGTTCTCGACGCTCACCGAGCGATCGAGCTCGCCGGTGATGCGGGCGGCCACCTGGTGCAGGTGGTAGCCGGCGGCCAGGCAGGTGGCCACCAGGTAGATGAGCTCGGTGACCTGGATCACCTGCCCGTCGCTGCGCTTCACCAGGTACGACGGGGTGCGGAACCCCGAACCCTGGTACTTGCCCAGCAGCTCGACGCCGTCGGCCAGCTCCAGCCGCTCGCCGCCGAGGTCGACCGGTGCGGTGATGTCGTCGCCCAGGTCGCCCAGGTCGCCGACGTCGCCGATGCCGATCTCGATGGTCTCGCCCGACATGATCCTCCTCGTCCCCGGACCCGACGGTGGGGGCGAGCCGTAGCCCGCCCCCGGGTTCCGCCGTGTGTCCTCGTTCAGGCCTTTAGAAGATCCCGACGAAGAGCTTGTCGATGTCGACGACGTCGCTGTCGTCACCGGTCAGGATGTTGACGTCCTTCACGATGTCGATGTCGTGCACGTCGGCGTCGACGTTGACGAGACCGCCGCAGAGCCAGTTGTGGCCGTTTCCACCCAGGCCGGTCATGACCTCGCGTGCGGGCAGGTACTCGGTCGACTGGAGCTCGAGCTCATCGTTCGAAAGTGCCATGCTTTTTGTTACTCCACTCGTTGTTTGCAGTTTCTGGCCCAGACGGGGGTGTCTGGGACCCGCCAAACTCGCAACGGGCGGAGCGCAACGTAACGGCCACCCTGAGTGCTGTAAACACGATGTGCGGGATAAATACCACCGACGGTGTAAGGCTTTTTGGTCGGATCGGCGGACGACCAGGCCGGCCCCTCGGGGATGGCAGCATGGCGGTGATGACGAAGACGGATTGGAACCCGGTCCTGCGCCAGGAGTTCGCCAAGCCCTACTGGGACGACCTGCAGCGGTTCGTGGTGGAGGAACGGCAGCGCAGCACCGTCTACCCGCCCCACGACGAGGTGTTCGCAGCGCTGCACCTCACGCAGTTCGCCGACGTGAAGGCCGTGATCCTGGGCCAGGACCCGTACCACGGCCCCAACCAGGCGCACGGGCTGTGCTTCTCGGTGCGCAAGGGCGTGCCGCTGCCGCCGTCGCTGCAGAACATCTTCAAGGAGCTGGAGCAGGACGTGGGCGTCGTCGCCCCCGACCACGGCTGCCTCGACCACTGGGCCCGTCAGGGTGTGCTGCTGCTCAACGCCACACTGACCGTGCGCCGCTCCAACGCCGCGTCGCACCAGGGCAAGGGCTGGGAGGTCTTCACCGACGAGGTGCTCAAGGCGGTGAACGAGAAGCCCGAGCGGGTGGTGTTCATCCTGTGGGGGGCGTCGGCCCGGAAGAAGAAGGGCCTGATCGACACCTCGCGCCACGTGATCGTGGAGTCACCCCACCCGTCGCCGCTGTCGGCGTCGAGCGGGTTCTTCGGCAGCCACCCGTTCTCCCGCACCAACGCCGCGCTGGTCGAGGCGGGCCGGGAGCCCATCGACTGGTCGATCCCCTCGTAGCCCCACCAACCACCCCGCCGCCGCCCCAAGCGGTCTCGGGCTTCGCCGAGGCGCCATAGCCTCTGAACCATGTCCGACGTCTGCACCCACATCGACGAGGTCGTCACCGCGCACCCGTCGCCGTCGAGCACCGGCTGCGAGGACTGCCTGCGGGCCGGTGACCGCTGGGTCCACCTGCGGCTGTGCATGACGTGTGGCCACGTCGGCTGCTGCGACAGCTCGCCCAACCGCCACGCCACGGCCCACTTCCGGGAGTCGGGTCACGCCATCGTCCGCTCCTACGAGCCGGGCGAGGACTGGTGGTGGTGCTACGCCGACGACGTGATCCTCGACGTCCCCGACGCCCCACCTTCCCCTTCCCACCCGTAGCCCCGACCCGCTGGACAGCGGGCGAGATATCAACCAAGATCGATATCAATGAACGTTGATGTCGAGGTGGACGAGGCCACAGGCGCGCTGCTGAAGCTCCTGGGGGAGCCGCTGCGGTGGGAGATCGTGCGCCGGCTCGCCGTCGAGGATCTCTGCAACTGCCACCTCGTGGAGGAGCTGGGCGCGCCCCAGCCGCTGGTCAGCCACCACCTGCGGGCGCTGCGCCAGGCCGGTGTGGTGCGGGCGGAGCGCTTCGGGTCCTTCACCTACTACTGCCTGGTCGGCGACGTGATCAGCGGGCTCGCGGCGCGCCTCGGCGCCCTGGCGACCGCTCCCGCGCCCCGACGCCGGCGGCCCTGCTCGTGAGCGTCCCGCCGCCGTCGCTCGGCGCCCGGGCGCTGGCGGAGGGCCTCGGCACCGGGTTGCTCGTCGTGGCCGTGGTCGGCTCCGGCATCGCCGCCCAACGCCTGTCGCCCGACGACGTCGGCCTGCAGCTGCTGGAGAGCTCGACGGCGACGGCCCTGGCGCTGGTGGCGCTGATCGTCACCTTCGGGGCCGTGTCCGGCGCCCACCTGAACCCCGTGGTGACGCTGGCGGAACGCCTCCGGCGACGGATCGACACCCGGGCCGCCATCGCCTACGCCGCCGCCCAGGTGCTGGGCGGGTGCCTCGGGACCGTCGCCGCCAACGTGATGTTCGAGCTGCCGGCGGTCGACTGGTCCACCACCGATCGGGCGACCGGCGCCCACGTCTTCGCCGAGCTGCTGGCGACCTTCGGCCTGCTCACCGTCATCTTCGGCGCCGTCCACACGGGCCGCCCCGACCGGGCCGCCGTCGCCGTGGCCGGCTACATCGGCGCCGCCTACTGGTTCACGTCGTCCACCAGCTTCGCGAACCCCGCCGTGACGCTCGCCCGCACCCTGTCCGACAGCTTCGCCGGCATCGCGCCCGCGTCGGCACCGGCGTTCGTCGCCGCCCAGCTCGCCGGCGCCCTGCTGGCGGTGGCCGCGGCCCGCGTTCTGTTCACCTCAGAGGAGGCCCACGATGCCCGACCTCAACTCCCTCAGCCCCGACCAGACGCTGGCCCTGCGAACGGCGGCCAGCAACCTGCGCAGCGAATACGAGGGCACGTTCTCGACTGAGACCATCCAGCTGTTCCTGGAGACCAGCTTCGACCAGTTCGCCGGGCGGGCGTCGGTCGTGCACTTCCTGCCGCTGCTGGCCGAGCGCTTCGCCCGTCAACGCCTCACCGCGCTCGCCAAGGTGGAGGGCAGGAGCGACGACGGGCTCCCGATCGTCCTGTTCCTGTGCGTGCACAACGCCGGGCGGTCGCAGATGGCGCTCGGCTGGTTCAACCACCTGGCCGGCGGGAGGGCCGTCGCCTGGTCGGGCGGGTCGGAGCCCGGCAGCGAGGTGAACCCGGCCGCGGTCGCCGCCATGGAGGAGGTCGGCATCGACATCGCCCGGGAGTACCCCAAGCCCTGGACCGACGAGATCGTCCGCGCCGCCGACGTCGTGGTCACGATGGGCTGCGGCGACGCC encodes the following:
- a CDS encoding metalloregulator ArsR/SmtB family transcription factor: MNVDVEVDEATGALLKLLGEPLRWEIVRRLAVEDLCNCHLVEELGAPQPLVSHHLRALRQAGVVRAERFGSFTYYCLVGDVISGLAARLGALATAPAPRRRRPCS
- a CDS encoding MIP/aquaporin family protein, translated to MSVPPPSLGARALAEGLGTGLLVVAVVGSGIAAQRLSPDDVGLQLLESSTATALALVALIVTFGAVSGAHLNPVVTLAERLRRRIDTRAAIAYAAAQVLGGCLGTVAANVMFELPAVDWSTTDRATGAHVFAELLATFGLLTVIFGAVHTGRPDRAAVAVAGYIGAAYWFTSSTSFANPAVTLARTLSDSFAGIAPASAPAFVAAQLAGALLAVAAARVLFTSEEAHDARPQLPQPRPDAGPANGGQQPAQRIRGHVLD
- a CDS encoding UBP-type zinc finger domain-containing protein yields the protein MSDVCTHIDEVVTAHPSPSSTGCEDCLRAGDRWVHLRLCMTCGHVGCCDSSPNRHATAHFRESGHAIVRSYEPGEDWWWCYADDVILDVPDAPPSPSHP
- the ung gene encoding uracil-DNA glycosylase produces the protein MTKTDWNPVLRQEFAKPYWDDLQRFVVEERQRSTVYPPHDEVFAALHLTQFADVKAVILGQDPYHGPNQAHGLCFSVRKGVPLPPSLQNIFKELEQDVGVVAPDHGCLDHWARQGVLLLNATLTVRRSNAASHQGKGWEVFTDEVLKAVNEKPERVVFILWGASARKKKGLIDTSRHVIVESPHPSPLSASSGFFGSHPFSRTNAALVEAGREPIDWSIPS
- a CDS encoding arsenate reductase ArsC — its product is MPDLNSLSPDQTLALRTAASNLRSEYEGTFSTETIQLFLETSFDQFAGRASVVHFLPLLAERFARQRLTALAKVEGRSDDGLPIVLFLCVHNAGRSQMALGWFNHLAGGRAVAWSGGSEPGSEVNPAAVAAMEEVGIDIAREYPKPWTDEIVRAADVVVTMGCGDACPYFPGKRYEDWELDDPAGQDVDAVRPIRDEIGTRVRTLLASLDVPVAT